Sequence from the Tripterygium wilfordii isolate XIE 37 chromosome 10, ASM1340144v1, whole genome shotgun sequence genome:
TTCTTCGTCAATACCctaaactttctttttttttttaaaggcccacaggccacacactcTAAGCCATATTTTTGtcaggccacacacacgttaaACCAtgtccgaggggcatgaaggccaccactgcggatggaaaactacccaaatcccaaacccctggtgagaatagaaccttgGACCTCAAGATCCTGGACAGAGAGGTtaaccaaccaggctatctcctatTCTCAACCCCAAACTTACTTTTGTCCGTCAAACTattgatatttatgtaaactttgttgttttatttcaaCCCCTGATATCCACAAAAGGATAGTGTCACCCTTGTTTTGAGGCTAGTGAATCAtactctcttttcctttttcctttttccttattTATCTATTTGCGCAATCATTAAAAGGATTAGATTAGTGATTTAAAATTGGAAATACATTATTGCCACCCTTGTTTTAAGGCTGGAATGGACGGGAATCTTTCAAATAATAACTCATTCGACAAAGTTGAATTAGTGACTTAAAAATGAatagggaaattttatctatacaCCACCAATATATTAAGTCTATAccacttttttaatttttgtggttTCTAAAAATACCCTAATATGTAATgacatataaaccctaaacctaaatatttaaaagaaatattcattatatattttattggtgattactaagtttacaccattccAAAAAAAACGTAGTTTTCATTCCAAAAAATGTTGTAAAGGAGATCAAAATCGTAGGGTTTAGGTATATCTTCTCATTCTCTTTAAAGTTGCTCACACTCACTCACCAATGTGATAAAGCAAAAGTTCATCTTCCTTATTGTGATTGATATTTGAATCTCTGCATTGCAGACAACAAGATCTGCTGAAGAAGCTAGTGAAGTTAAACCCAAGCGACCTAGAGTTTCAAGCCCATCCACTAAGGATCATTCATCCCAAGTTTCAAGTGATCCTGTTTCCTAAAATGCCAAGACTGATACTGACGGGCAGGATATGAACAAGTGTATACTCTCAATATCAAATAAAGCAGAAGGTCATCAAAGGTCGATCACGACAAGAAAGCAAGTACCTTTCCAGATCGAAGGAGGTAGGAGATGAGAGTAAGGATGAAAATCCTGTCAAAAGGTTACTTGGGTTAGCATATGCAAGTTCTGATGATGAAGATTGAAGAAAGAATGGTTTTTTGCAGTTGACTAGAACATTCACCCATTGTTGTTTTCTAGATCGGAAATTGACGACGAAACTACACTTGAGAAATGTCAGGGACGAAGAGGTGCCGGATATGGGAAATCGGAATGCTTGGTCGTTTGATTGGGATGAAAATGGGGTGGAGAGAAAAGTGAGATTCTTGAGTTAagtgtgtgtaaacttaatacATATTTTTGTAATAATGAATAAAGTAAGGGTAATTTAGACTTTTCACTACAAAATTATGTGTACCCTTACCATATTTTttagtgtaaacttatcatgtttAAAAAGTGATGTAGACTTAGTATAGTATATATAAAATTTCCCaaatgaataataatataaagttAACATTCATCACCTAGCTTGCTTGCTTGTtcacgtatatatatacacacacacttcaTCACTTTCTACACAGCACAAAATGAAGACCACAACTTCTCTCCATGTCCTCTGCTTCCTTGCTCTCATCTTTTATCTTCCATCTCTAATTTCAAGCCAAGCCTGCCAAAGGACCTGTGACAAAATACCCATCAATTACCCATTTGGCACCGGCTCTGGCTGCGGCGATCCACGCTTCCAAAAATACTTTAACTGTGACCAGCAAAAGCTCATCTTTACCACCCACACTGGCTGCTACCCAGTCACCAACATAGACTATGCTAACCAAGTCATATACATCTCTGATCCCTCCATGTCTACTTGTTCATGCACACAACCAAGCAAAGGCTTTGGCCTAGACTGGGATGCTCCATTCTCTTTTCATGATGACACTGTCTTCACTCTACTTGATTGTTCAATCGCTTCATCACCTATTTATCAATCAAATGCCAGCTCTGTAATTCCTGTGTGTGACAAAGAAGGCACACCCATATGTAGTTTTTTGTACTCTTGCAGGGCAATTAGCATGCTAAGTCTCCCGATATCTACCTGTTGTGTTTACACACCAGTCGATCTCGGACCGGCCTTTGAGATGGATTTACAGAAGTTGCAATGCTCTTCGTATTCCGGGTTTTATAGCTTCAGTGGGCAGGAATCTAACCCTGATAACTGGAAGTATGGGATTGCATTGAAGTATAAGTTTAATGTGTACAATGACTATCCCAGCTCTTGTGCAGATTGTGAAAGAAGTGGTGGCGCTTGTGGTTACAGTGGGAATTACAATTCCTTTATTTGTAATTGTCCCAATGGGATAAACACCACATCAGACTGTGTCTTCTCAACTTATAACGATGCTTTAAAGTTTCTCCCATGGCAGAGAGGTAAGTAGATTCTTCAaaaactggttttttttttttttttgtttcttttttttaagcTTCAATATTCTGAAAGTTTTGATATTGATGCAGGGATTTGGTTAACTTATTTTATGGCATGGTTCATGCTTTGAAGCTTGCCCTAGACTTTGAAGATCATgaataaacaaaatttacaaCCTACAAACAGCATATGTTCTGGAGATACAGCATATGTTCTGGAGATAAAATTGTCCAATCTGACAGCCCTAAAGTTCATGTCCACTTTATGCTTTGTAGAAGCATTTTTTCCTGGTTTGTAATGTATCTTCAAATGTAATAATTTTACGAATTAAGGAGATCAGTTTTCAATCTTGTTCCAATTTCTGCTTTAATCAAAACTTCTTGGTACAAATTTCTTCATGGTGATGAAACAGCTTGTAAAGTGGAACTCTATGCTTATGGAATGAACATTGAgcattagaaactagagaataaGGTTTCTTTCTTTTGAGTAGTCTATCCACTAGGAGGGAATCACTTTCAAAGAAAATGTTCTTCCTTTAGCACTACTTTTTCTCAGCAAGTTCCAGAAAGCGATAAAGAGAGCTAGCTTTATACCCCAAACTTTTATTCTCCTGCATTTAGCATCAGGCATTTGATTCAAGGTGCGCAAACAACAATGGTAAGAGCAAGCTAGCGTGTTACAACAAAAGAACAAGCTTGAGAAACTCCCCAACAGAGAGTGAACAAAAGAATGCAGTTGCAAAATCTTCAAGCTTTCCATTAAGAAGCATAATACAGTAATATTGCCATAACAAAAGAAAGGACACCATCTACAGTGACAATATACATTCCAAGATACTATATGCAAGGCCAAAAGAGGACAATCTCCTAACGATTAATACAGGATAATTTATTATCTAAGTTGGTGCTTTAAACTTAAAAGGTCTCTTTGTTAGGGCACAATACTTACCTACAATAGTATCTATTAAAATATTCTTATGATCACACATAATATGATAAGCTTATGCATGTCATTCAATTTTCACAAATCAATGCACGAAAacaatttataaattttgaACACCATACCTTGAGGATtaagaacaattaataaaaGGAAACTGATTAAAGTCCACAATGAAGTGTTCTGAACCTCCAGACCAGACTTAACTCTACGAACAAAGTGCATAACATAACAGACTTCGATATACATTCAACTACTTTGTTCAGATGCTTTATTGCTACCATAGTCTTCAAAGGGAAAAAGCAAACCAGACTTACTTTCTGCAACGACGGACATTCCATACATAATTGAGCAATTAGCCATTACACCTACATGTAAATAGAGTCATCTAAGATGAAGTAACATAAATGCCAGAAATCTCATTCTCAAGAATCAAGATTAATAATGTGATATAGTATAACAATGAAGCAATCACATGCCATGTATATGATGAAATAAACCAAGGCACCAACTATTGCACTAGCTAAAAGCATGAAACACACGTCAACTTGGTTGGATTATAGCTAAATAATGAAATCTGAGGGCTagtaaataattttgaaaaataaatagacaCGAGATAGACTATCCAGCCTCACCTCACTTTGGTTTGTCTGTTAAGGTTACAAGAGATCTGAGCACACCAGGACCTATCTTGTCAGACAATGCACCTTTTTCGGAAATCAAAAAGGACTTTTCCTTCACAAAGCTTTGTAGTTTCTTAGCTTCAAAATCAACACGTTCTTGGTCTGCATTACAAGAAGGGAATGATTGAAGTAAATCTCAACATTGAATGGAAAAATATAATTAGTGCTGTAGATCCTCTTAAGTTCAGTATTTGTTTCGTACGCCAGAATCTAATTTGCAAGAAGCATGTATTATCTCAGTAAATGATTCTTTCAGCTTGCATACACAACAACAATCCGCAAAATAACCATCGAAAGGTCACATATGACATAACGCTTCATTATTTAGTACAACTAAAACTAAGAATCAACTAATGGCCTTTCAGCAAAACAACAAAGCACCCAGTTGTTAAGGCAAAATAGCCATCCCTATCATGTAGACCTTTTAAGAGAAAAATCACAAATATacactgattttttttcccacgGTTCGAAGAGCCAAGAGCGCCACTTCCAGTATATTAATTATAATCAATTTGACTGAATTTTGGTGGTCACATTTCATGTATGGCATACGAAGATTTCTTATTAAGCTCACATTTGATACATGAAATCAGAATATTTCGTTAGcgtaatgtttttttttataagttacAAATACAATTGCAATAAAATTAAGAGCTCAAAAAGAAAACCTTTCTCCAAGATGGTGTGGGAAGCATGGAATGGAATCATAGCAAAGACATCAGTTCCTGGAAACATCATCCATGTGCACTCACTTGAGTCATGGTTACCACATGTTGCACATACCTCCTGCACCAAAGGCCTTGATTCAGGTCCTCCAATATCCTTCATTATCGACTCAAAGGGAGATGGAACACTAGATTTTGTAGTCCTAGCCCTCTTCCTCAAAGCAGTTAGTGCTTCCCTGTTCTCATTCCTAACTTTATCATTTTCTAGCAGCTGCAATATAAAACAGAAACAACAATTAGTTGAACACTTCTGCAGTTCTGCTTCCATTCATCCaacattgtttttgtttaacCATGCTGATAAGCATCATTCTCAGTATAAACAGGCCAAATATGTTTATACTATAGAATGGATGTATGTTTTAGAAGTATAGAGAGAAGGACACAAAGATTCAGAATATCAGTTTCCTTTTTCCTCCACATTTCTGCAGTGATAAAGCAAAGTGAGTCAGTTTTGAAATATTTGTGCCCAAATCACCTGTGTCCGGGCTAGAAGGAGATGCTCAGCTTCAGTTTCAAGCTCAATTAAGCTTTGTTGGAACTGCTTCATAGTCTCGTTCATTTTGGAACACTCGGAATAGACCTTTCACCACTGGATGTATCACCACAAGATATCCGTTATTATCCCATCATAAGAAATGCAAGAGAAAATCAAGTATCCTATATTAGCTTTTTAACAGCACAGTgattcaaacaaattctacccAATTAAAGTTAGTTGGAGTTCCACTAAAATAACGCCACATAAGAATCAGCAATATTTTGAACAAAGTCCAAC
This genomic interval carries:
- the LOC120006993 gene encoding wall-associated receptor kinase 5-like, coding for MKTTTSLHVLCFLALIFYLPSLISSQACQRTCDKIPINYPFGTGSGCGDPRFQKYFNCDQQKLIFTTHTGCYPVTNIDYANQVIYISDPSMSTCSCTQPSKGFGLDWDAPFSFHDDTVFTLLDCSIASSPIYQSNASSVIPVCDKEGTPICSFLYSCRAISMLSLPISTCCVYTPVDLGPAFEMDLQKLQCSSYSGFYSFSGQESNPDNWKYGIALKYKFNVYNDYPSSCADCERSGGACGYSGNYNSFICNCPNGINTTSDCVFSTYNDALKFLPWQRGIWLTYFMAWFML
- the LOC120006994 gene encoding uncharacterized protein LOC120006994, whose product is MNETMKQFQQSLIELETEAEHLLLARTQLLENDKVRNENREALTALRKRARTTKSSVPSPFESIMKDIGGPESRPLVQEVCATCGNHDSSECTWMMFPGTDVFAMIPFHASHTILEKDQERVDFEAKKLQSFVKEKSFLISEKGALSDKIGPGVLRSLVTLTDKPK